The following proteins are co-located in the Lentisphaera araneosa HTCC2155 genome:
- a CDS encoding c-type cytochrome domain-containing protein: protein MKKFISSVLLIASSASLSASESKVNFEKDLWPILERSCLECHDKEKVVNGKRKRPKGGLRIDSPKLLMYGAKGDPVIIPGDAEESSFYYLTVLDEDDDDIMPAKGPILTKVETELLKKWINQGAHFGSWTGSEPKLSSEQISLVNKLNEGDTVIYPTVLGGIDLYVDLSRLREKGTDKDLKELEVLIPKIQELNLSGTHVKDIRLLAKAVNLERLNLSKTDVTDQSLSSLTQLNKLKILNLYGTKIKSLPELPKSLKKIYLANTAMTQEAITKLAQARPDLEIYSNWDLNQVRAILAVANKNTASFNGIVEVKKKPKKKPQLKSLRAENDFVFEDFESGLYTKWKVTGNAFGSQPILVEEIPKYQGDVNARNKYLVNSHASATSHGGDKAQGTMTSKKFTINKNWIKFLIGGGSHKNKTCLQLIIDGKVVAIAHGHNHNKMRIDYFDTSKLKGKMAQLKIVDLHSGGWGNIGIDEIIFTDKK, encoded by the coding sequence GTGAAAAAATTCATAAGTTCAGTTTTACTTATTGCGAGTTCCGCAAGCTTGTCAGCATCTGAATCAAAAGTCAATTTTGAAAAAGACTTATGGCCGATTTTGGAACGTTCTTGCCTGGAATGTCACGATAAGGAAAAAGTCGTAAATGGGAAACGCAAGCGTCCTAAAGGAGGCTTGCGAATTGATTCACCTAAACTTCTTATGTATGGAGCCAAAGGCGATCCAGTTATCATACCTGGCGACGCTGAAGAAAGCTCATTCTACTACCTCACGGTACTCGATGAAGATGATGATGATATCATGCCTGCGAAAGGTCCTATCCTCACTAAAGTTGAAACTGAGTTACTCAAGAAGTGGATCAATCAAGGAGCTCACTTTGGATCGTGGACGGGAAGTGAACCAAAATTAAGTTCAGAGCAAATAAGTCTGGTCAATAAGCTCAATGAAGGGGATACAGTTATTTATCCTACCGTTCTGGGGGGAATTGATCTTTATGTAGATTTATCGCGCCTTCGTGAAAAGGGGACGGATAAAGATTTAAAGGAGCTTGAGGTTTTAATTCCTAAAATCCAAGAACTGAACTTAAGTGGAACTCATGTCAAAGATATCAGATTACTAGCAAAAGCTGTGAATTTGGAGCGTTTAAATCTCAGTAAAACGGATGTGACAGATCAAAGTTTATCTAGTTTAACACAATTGAATAAGCTCAAGATTTTGAACCTCTATGGCACCAAAATCAAGAGTTTGCCCGAATTGCCGAAGTCACTGAAAAAGATTTATCTTGCGAATACCGCAATGACTCAAGAAGCCATCACCAAGTTAGCACAAGCTAGACCAGACTTAGAGATCTATTCTAACTGGGACTTAAATCAAGTTAGAGCTATTCTCGCAGTGGCAAATAAGAACACGGCAAGTTTCAATGGAATTGTCGAAGTGAAGAAGAAGCCCAAGAAGAAGCCTCAATTAAAATCTCTCCGAGCTGAAAATGACTTTGTTTTTGAGGATTTTGAAAGTGGTCTCTATACTAAGTGGAAAGTGACTGGAAATGCTTTTGGTTCGCAGCCAATTCTTGTAGAAGAAATTCCCAAGTATCAGGGTGATGTGAATGCGCGAAATAAGTATTTGGTGAATTCCCATGCATCGGCCACTAGCCATGGTGGGGACAAAGCACAAGGCACGATGACTTCCAAGAAGTTTACCATTAATAAAAATTGGATCAAATTTTTGATTGGAGGCGGCAGCCATAAAAACAAAACCTGCCTGCAGCTGATTATTGATGGCAAAGTTGTTGCCATAGCCCATGGGCACAATCACAATAAAATGAGAATTGATTACTTTGATACTTCAAAACTCAAAGGAAAAATGGCGCAATTAAAAATCGTTGACCTCCACTCAGGGGGGTGGGGAAATATAGGCATCGATGAAATCATCTTCACAGACAAAAAATAA
- a CDS encoding DUF1501 domain-containing protein, whose amino-acid sequence MNPFSRRELLRQASMGFGGLALGSLLNGEAKATSRLNPADLGPLSPKPGHHRAKAKSVIFLYMDGGVSQVDSFDPKPLLNKLNGTKPKFKVDATVFNNNGNILASPWDFKNYGKSGLPISDLFPHIGSCADDLCVIRSMTAFSPNHPNANYALHSGHPLVGRPSMGAWASYGLGTLNNNLPSFVVLHGGQVPSGGMMTNFGSGFLPANHSASVFGLQNPSMRNTKPFESKAQLQQEKLSHAAEMDRDLLGRLGHAKEVESSIRNYELAYRMQMEVPEVMDISGESEATKELYGLNSPFKHTQSYGRQCLNARRLVERGVRFVELTISPGTGDRWDQHGNLKQGHEKNALMVDQPIAGLIKDLKARGLLDETLLVFTGEFGRTPFAQGRNGRDHNPQGFSMWMAGGGVKGGTVYGATDEYGYRAVEGKMTVHDLHANMLHLLGIDHERLTFRFSGRDMRLTDVHGEIIPEIMA is encoded by the coding sequence ATGAATCCATTTTCCCGACGTGAACTTCTTCGCCAAGCCTCAATGGGCTTTGGTGGCCTGGCATTAGGTTCTTTACTCAATGGTGAAGCCAAGGCAACCTCAAGACTCAATCCTGCAGATTTAGGACCACTTTCTCCCAAGCCAGGGCATCACCGAGCTAAAGCTAAGAGTGTAATTTTCCTCTATATGGATGGCGGTGTTTCTCAAGTTGATAGCTTTGACCCAAAACCCTTGTTAAATAAACTCAATGGGACGAAACCGAAATTCAAAGTTGACGCTACAGTTTTTAATAATAACGGCAATATTTTAGCGAGCCCCTGGGATTTTAAAAATTACGGCAAAAGTGGTCTTCCCATTAGTGACCTCTTTCCTCATATTGGTTCATGCGCTGATGATCTTTGCGTGATTCGCTCAATGACGGCATTTTCTCCCAATCACCCAAATGCCAATTATGCACTTCACTCAGGGCACCCTTTGGTAGGGCGTCCGAGTATGGGGGCATGGGCGTCTTATGGACTGGGAACACTCAATAATAACTTACCAAGTTTTGTAGTCCTTCACGGGGGACAAGTTCCCTCTGGTGGAATGATGACGAATTTTGGCAGTGGTTTCTTGCCAGCAAATCACTCAGCTTCAGTTTTTGGTCTCCAAAATCCTTCGATGCGCAATACTAAGCCCTTCGAAAGCAAAGCTCAACTACAGCAAGAAAAATTGAGTCATGCGGCTGAAATGGATCGCGATCTCCTAGGTCGATTGGGACATGCCAAAGAAGTTGAATCGAGTATTCGTAACTATGAGTTAGCTTACCGCATGCAAATGGAAGTCCCTGAAGTTATGGATATTAGCGGAGAGAGTGAAGCGACGAAGGAGCTTTATGGTTTAAATTCGCCTTTTAAGCATACTCAGAGTTATGGTCGTCAATGCCTCAATGCGCGACGTCTTGTTGAGCGCGGCGTTCGTTTTGTCGAATTAACTATCAGCCCCGGCACAGGGGACCGTTGGGATCAGCATGGTAACCTTAAGCAAGGTCATGAAAAAAATGCTCTTATGGTGGATCAACCCATTGCTGGGCTTATTAAAGATTTAAAGGCGCGTGGTCTATTAGATGAAACTTTACTTGTGTTCACAGGTGAATTTGGACGTACTCCTTTCGCGCAAGGTCGCAATGGCCGAGATCACAACCCTCAAGGGTTCAGTATGTGGATGGCGGGCGGTGGCGTTAAAGGCGGCACTGTGTATGGCGCAACAGATGAGTACGGTTATCGAGCCGTAGAAGGGAAAATGACTGTTCATGACCTTCATGCCAATATGTTACACCTTCTGGGGATTGATCACGAACGTCTGACTTTCCGCTTTAGTGGACGTGATATGCGCCTTACCGATGTGCACGGCGAGATCATTCCGGAGATCATGGCGTGA